The segment GAATTTTTCTTCGCCGGAGGATTCCACGAACTTGCCGTTGATGAACAACCCGTACGATTCTTTGATCGAAACGTGGCTGGTGCTTTCCGGGGCAGGGGCGAGGTCCCAATTGGTTTTGGTGGCTTGATTCATGGGCAGTTTGAGGGAAAAGAAATTACGCTGAAATCATACCGGAAGTGCAAACAGGGTGCAGCATCGGTATCGACGGCTTTTAGCCGTTGTTTGAAGGGTGAACGTTGAAGTTCAACGACTAAAAGCCATCGTTACGTTTTCTGACTGTGGGTGGAAGCCACAGCGAAGCTATCAAACTGCGGCTGGAAGCCACAGCCACGCTTTCAGTCGATCGAGAAATAATCCTTCGATTGATAGGCGCCCGTTTGCTGCTTCACGATCTGCATCAGGACGTCATTCGCCAAACTGCTGGCTCCGAAGCGGAACCACTGATTCGTCAGCCATTCTTCGCCGAGCGTTTCTTTGACCATGATCAAATAGTGCAGCGCAAGCTTGGCTTTCGAGATTCCGCCGGCCGGTTTCATGCCGACCATCTCGCCTGTCTCAAAGTAATGATCACGGATCGCTTCGAGCATCACCAAAGTCACTGGCATCGTGGCGGCTGGCTTGATTTTGCCGGTCGAAGTTTTAATAAAATCGGCTCCAGCGGCAATCGCAATGTCACTGGCTTTTCGCACATTGTCCAACGTTCCAAGCTCACCAGTTTCCAGGATGACTTTCAAACGCGACATGCCACAGGCATCTTTCACAGCCGCGATTTCGTCGAAGACATACTGGTAGTCACCCGCGTGAAACTTTCCTCGGGAGATCACCATGTCGATTTCGTCGGCTCCCTGCTCAACCGCCATGCGAACATCGGAGAGCTTGATTTC is part of the Mariniblastus fucicola genome and harbors:
- the deoC gene encoding deoxyribose-phosphate aldolase, with the protein product MNTKTPKFTLRSPSIDQVGVVERASRFTTRSIKKETKMQGLKMALSMIDLTTLEGSDTEGKVKQLCYKARHLHDAVEGLPTVAAVCVYPNYVSLAHSELKGSGIKVASVATAFPSGNSSLEIKLSDVRMAVEQGADEIDMVISRGKFHAGDYQYVFDEIAAVKDACGMSRLKVILETGELGTLDNVRKASDIAIAAGADFIKTSTGKIKPAATMPVTLVMLEAIRDHYFETGEMVGMKPAGGISKAKLALHYLIMVKETLGEEWLTNQWFRFGASSLANDVLMQIVKQQTGAYQSKDYFSID